A stretch of the Coprobacillus cateniformis genome encodes the following:
- a CDS encoding glycosyl hydrolase family 95 catalytic domain-containing protein: protein MKKLIFNKPALQWEEAMPLGNGYLGAMVFGQTQKELICMNEDSLYSGGPIERGNPNTLDHLDEMRTLLLDGKVEEAQKKAPNYFYATTPHPRHYQPLGQVWMEFHHQNVQDYQKVLDLKNSIGSIQYRYNNVEYQRECFISYPNQVFVYKIKASQNQQLNFDLYLTRRDIRPGRSESYVDDIHIEKDYLYLSGYNGNQKNGISYTMATTVQLKDGCLKKYGSRLVIENATEAIVYVVGRTSYRSHNPFQWCQKQLDKTLLKSYRNLKQDHIRDYQNYFDQLELTLGDHKNENMMSIPERLQKMKEGQIDLDLIETYFHFGRYLLISSSREGSLAANLQGIWNGEFEPPWGSRYTININIQMNYWLAEKTGLSRLHLPLMQLQKIMLPRGQKIAKEMYGCRGTCAHHNTDIWGDCAPADYYVPSTLWPMGSLWLSLHIFEHYQYTHNQEFILEYFPILKENALFFLDYMFKDANGFYATGPSVSPENAYMTQDGQAATVCLSPSMDIQLLREFFTSYLQLLKELNRHDLEAEINEYLEKLPPIQIGKYGQIMEWHEDYDEIEIGHRHISQLFALYPGRHIQYSETPELIEAAYQTLQRRLSHGGGHTGWSCAWIIHFFARLHKGEEAFDTLLKLLKNSTLDNLFDNHPPFQIDGNFGGSNAILEMLIQDYENKVYVLPALSHEMPEGILKGLRLKSGAVLNMSWKDCQVSNIEIIATRPLTIDLLIQDKTVSISLQVNEKFQYEAMC from the coding sequence ATGAAAAAACTCATATTTAATAAACCTGCTTTACAGTGGGAAGAGGCTATGCCTTTAGGAAATGGTTATTTAGGGGCCATGGTATTTGGACAGACTCAAAAAGAATTGATTTGTATGAATGAAGATTCATTATATTCAGGAGGACCTATTGAACGAGGAAATCCAAATACATTAGATCATTTAGATGAAATGAGAACTTTATTGTTGGATGGTAAAGTTGAGGAAGCACAGAAAAAAGCACCTAATTACTTTTATGCAACAACACCACATCCTAGACATTATCAGCCACTTGGCCAAGTCTGGATGGAATTTCATCATCAAAACGTTCAAGATTATCAAAAAGTCTTAGATTTAAAAAATAGTATAGGTTCCATCCAATATAGATATAACAATGTTGAATACCAAAGAGAATGTTTTATATCGTATCCTAATCAAGTGTTTGTTTATAAAATTAAAGCAAGTCAAAATCAGCAATTGAATTTTGATTTGTATCTGACACGTAGAGATATCAGACCAGGCAGAAGTGAATCATATGTTGATGATATACATATTGAAAAAGACTATTTATATCTATCAGGATACAATGGAAATCAGAAAAATGGTATCAGTTATACCATGGCAACGACTGTTCAGTTGAAAGATGGTTGTCTTAAAAAATATGGCTCACGTTTGGTGATTGAAAATGCAACAGAAGCCATTGTTTATGTTGTTGGAAGAACAAGTTATCGAAGTCATAATCCGTTCCAATGGTGCCAAAAACAATTGGATAAAACTCTACTCAAATCATATCGCAATTTAAAACAGGATCATATTCGAGATTATCAGAACTATTTTGATCAGTTAGAACTCACATTAGGAGATCATAAAAATGAAAATATGATGAGTATACCTGAAAGATTACAAAAAATGAAAGAAGGTCAAATTGATCTTGATTTGATAGAAACATACTTTCATTTTGGTAGATATTTGTTAATATCTTCAAGTCGAGAAGGGAGTTTAGCAGCGAATCTTCAGGGGATATGGAATGGTGAATTTGAACCTCCATGGGGAAGTCGATATACAATTAATATCAATATTCAAATGAATTATTGGCTAGCTGAAAAAACGGGATTATCTCGTTTACACTTACCACTCATGCAACTTCAAAAAATAATGTTGCCACGAGGTCAAAAAATTGCCAAAGAGATGTATGGTTGTAGAGGAACTTGTGCTCATCATAATACAGATATATGGGGAGACTGCGCACCAGCAGATTACTATGTTCCTTCAACATTATGGCCGATGGGTTCACTATGGTTATCATTGCATATTTTTGAACATTATCAATATACTCATAATCAAGAATTCATTTTAGAATATTTTCCTATTCTTAAAGAAAATGCATTGTTTTTTCTTGATTATATGTTTAAAGATGCGAATGGATTTTATGCAACAGGACCATCTGTTTCACCAGAGAATGCCTATATGACTCAAGATGGGCAGGCTGCAACAGTTTGCTTAAGCCCATCAATGGATATTCAACTTTTAAGAGAATTTTTTACATCTTATTTACAACTTCTTAAAGAGTTAAATAGGCACGATCTTGAAGCAGAGATAAATGAATATTTAGAGAAGTTACCACCTATACAAATTGGAAAATATGGTCAAATTATGGAATGGCATGAAGATTACGATGAGATTGAAATTGGTCATCGTCATATTTCACAATTGTTTGCTTTATATCCTGGTCGACATATTCAATATAGTGAAACACCAGAGCTTATTGAGGCGGCCTATCAAACATTGCAAAGAAGATTAAGTCACGGCGGAGGTCATACAGGTTGGAGTTGTGCCTGGATTATTCATTTTTTTGCACGTTTACATAAGGGTGAAGAGGCCTTTGATACTCTCTTGAAATTATTAAAAAATTCAACTCTTGATAATCTTTTTGATAATCATCCACCATTTCAGATTGATGGGAATTTTGGTGGAAGCAATGCAATATTAGAAATGCTTATTCAAGATTATGAAAATAAGGTTTATGTTTTACCAGCACTATCTCATGAAATGCCTGAAGGGATATTGAAAGGATTGAGATTAAAGTCTGGAGCTGTTTTGAATATGAGTTGGAAAGATTGTCAAGTATCAAATATTGAAATCATAGCAACGCGTCCATTAACAATTGATTTATTGATACAAGATAAAACAGTTTCTATCTCATTACAGGTAAATGAAAAATTTCAGTATGAAGCTATGTGTTAA
- a CDS encoding PTS sugar transporter subunit IIB — protein sequence MIKIKLFCSAGMSTSILVQRMREAAKEKDIAVEVSAHSVRSLEKELDDCDVVLLGPQVAYILKDAKEMCEPLGISVGDIPGLDYGIGDGKRVLQYTLSLIEKDE from the coding sequence ATGATTAAAATTAAGTTATTTTGTAGTGCTGGTATGTCAACAAGTATATTGGTTCAAAGAATGAGAGAGGCAGCCAAAGAAAAGGATATTGCTGTTGAGGTGAGTGCTCACTCTGTTAGAAGTCTTGAAAAAGAATTAGATGATTGCGATGTTGTCTTATTGGGACCGCAGGTAGCTTATATTTTAAAAGATGCAAAGGAAATGTGTGAACCGTTAGGGATATCGGTAGGCGATATCCCTGGTTTAGATTATGGAATAGGTGATGGAAAAAGGGTTTTACAATATACTTTATCACTTATTGAAAAGGATGAATGA
- a CDS encoding PTS sugar transporter subunit IIC: MFDKLVELVQKYAGPVAAKLNSNKEVSAIRDGMIATTPISIIGAIALIIAYFPYLDQFAPDLAAWLANSISQVSSVTIGLLTLVIIVSCAASYCEQLKLEKVYGVLVALIAFLLLSNFSYIGDVYVNGEVVKNATVYGVIPTSLFSSTGIFPCLITTLVSLRLYWFFTKKNLTIKMPDAVPPNVSNSFSSLIPFALVVLIFLVIRNLFLMTPYLYFPDFINQVLSQPLLAIGDSVGAVMIFILIQQLLWFFGIHGANVVGAVWKPLLATMALANMEAFQAGLPLPYIVSDTFWGVYSAVFNFSIPLLLVLVCKSIRAKSIGKLSIVPAMFCIHEPFIFGLPVVLNTLLFIPFIFVYLLQFIVVYLLAVVQIAPIPVVPVPWTTPLILSGFLSTNFNIMGAVIQILLIVVGCIGYYPFIKAMDKQFLQEEKKELQEGNA, translated from the coding sequence ATGTTCGATAAATTAGTTGAATTGGTTCAAAAATATGCAGGACCAGTCGCAGCAAAATTAAATAGTAATAAAGAAGTTTCTGCCATTCGTGATGGTATGATAGCAACAACACCAATATCTATTATTGGGGCCATTGCTTTAATTATTGCTTATTTTCCATATTTAGATCAATTTGCACCAGATTTGGCAGCTTGGTTAGCAAATTCTATTTCACAAGTGAGTAGTGTAACAATTGGACTCTTAACGTTGGTTATCATCGTTTCTTGTGCAGCCAGTTATTGTGAGCAGTTAAAGTTAGAAAAGGTTTATGGTGTACTTGTTGCCTTGATTGCTTTTCTATTGCTTTCTAATTTTTCATATATTGGTGATGTTTATGTCAATGGTGAAGTTGTTAAAAATGCGACAGTTTATGGAGTGATTCCAACATCATTATTTAGTTCAACAGGGATTTTTCCTTGTTTAATTACAACGTTAGTTTCATTACGTTTATATTGGTTCTTTACAAAGAAAAACTTAACAATCAAGATGCCTGATGCGGTTCCACCAAATGTATCAAATAGTTTTAGTTCATTAATTCCATTTGCATTGGTTGTTTTGATTTTCCTTGTGATTAGAAATTTATTCTTAATGACACCTTATCTTTATTTCCCTGATTTTATCAATCAAGTTCTATCTCAACCTTTACTAGCAATTGGAGATAGTGTTGGTGCTGTTATGATTTTTATCTTAATTCAACAATTGTTATGGTTCTTTGGAATTCATGGGGCTAATGTTGTTGGGGCAGTATGGAAACCTTTATTGGCAACAATGGCACTTGCGAATATGGAAGCTTTCCAAGCAGGATTGCCTTTGCCTTATATCGTATCTGATACATTCTGGGGTGTTTATTCAGCAGTGTTCAATTTCTCAATTCCACTTTTATTGGTTCTTGTATGTAAATCTATTCGTGCAAAATCAATTGGAAAACTTTCTATAGTTCCAGCTATGTTCTGTATTCATGAACCTTTTATCTTTGGATTGCCAGTCGTTTTAAATACTTTATTATTTATTCCATTTATATTTGTATATTTGTTACAATTTATAGTAGTATATTTATTGGCAGTTGTACAAATTGCACCAATACCAGTTGTACCTGTTCCTTGGACAACCCCATTGATTTTAAGTGGTTTCCTCTCAACGAATTTTAATATTATGGGAGCCGTGATTCAGATTCTATTAATTGTTGTGGGATGTATTGGTTATTATCCATTTATAAAAGCGATGGATAAGCAATTCTTACAAGAAGAAAAAAAGGAATTACAGGAAGGGAATGCATAG
- a CDS encoding PTS lactose/cellobiose transporter subunit IIA: protein MDKVEESCMKMISMSGSAKTKYILAIDAAHSGQFELAKSLQEQGKKELQVGYEEHIHMLKKSSLEDGHSVSLLLAHAEDQLANAELFEIVCRQMIRLYQKIDTLEQ from the coding sequence ATGGATAAAGTTGAAGAGTCATGTATGAAAATGATTTCCATGTCAGGAAGTGCAAAGACAAAGTATATCTTAGCAATTGATGCCGCTCATAGTGGACAGTTTGAATTGGCAAAAAGTTTACAAGAGCAAGGAAAAAAAGAACTCCAAGTTGGTTATGAAGAACATATTCATATGCTAAAAAAGAGTTCTTTAGAAGATGGACACTCAGTTTCATTGTTATTGGCTCATGCTGAAGATCAGTTAGCTAATGCAGAGTTATTTGAGATTGTTTGTAGACAAATGATTCGTCTATATCAGAAAATAGACACACTTGAACAATAA
- a CDS encoding BglG family transcription antiterminator: protein MQSQLKELLDMMSTDTYITAKDISTRFQISLKIVRNRMKDLRAELKYFGADIVSKPRYGYQLVIEEPLLYSKIFQIQESDIPENSEAREKFILSYLINHDDYIKVDDLEELLYITRNRISASLKKVEFLANRYYLRLERKPNYGIAIKGNEFDKRRLICDYFMNTNELKKSFYENQDIELKEIANLVIPLLQEYELHLSETAFENFIEYLLIQRERIKQHFMIGDNGENLLSIGIKEIAFCNDLVQHLENEFHLTYPLYEQNYILLHIAGKRNVGNVNNNESNFVIKEEIDRLVMEMINAIYQEFQIDMRSNFDIRMGLNQHLVPFDIRMRYDIPFANPMLEDIKQNYSFAYRIALFIRPLLEKVYQKLIPEDEIGYFALIFQLAIEQKKSSQKRNILIICSTGKSSSRLLMYRYKHEFKDYIDHIYVCDSFEMNTFDYNLVDYVFTTIPINIEIPKPIVKINNFLENDDIQRIKKILEHNEDEIIKKYYCPERMILDLEASSKEEALEKLCQIVVEKEGVNSLFLQSVLEREDIESTDFGNYIAIPHPKDVFLKETFVYVAVLKEPILWSRNIVQLIILTAIGEDIDDSIQKFYELTSQFSLNIEAIQAFISNPTYDFLIQLMKEQ from the coding sequence ATGCAGTCACAATTAAAAGAACTTTTAGATATGATGTCAACTGATACATATATAACAGCAAAAGATATTTCTACACGATTTCAAATCAGTTTAAAAATTGTGAGAAATAGAATGAAAGACCTACGTGCTGAACTTAAGTATTTTGGAGCAGACATTGTATCTAAACCCCGATATGGGTATCAGCTAGTTATTGAAGAACCGTTATTATATTCTAAAATATTTCAAATTCAAGAATCGGATATTCCAGAAAATAGTGAAGCTAGAGAAAAGTTTATCCTTTCCTATTTGATTAATCATGATGATTATATAAAAGTTGATGATCTAGAAGAATTACTGTATATCACACGTAATCGTATCTCTGCCTCACTCAAAAAAGTTGAATTTTTAGCCAATCGTTACTATTTACGCTTGGAAAGGAAACCCAATTATGGAATTGCAATCAAAGGAAATGAATTTGATAAACGAAGACTCATTTGTGATTATTTTATGAATACAAATGAATTAAAAAAATCATTTTATGAAAATCAGGATATTGAATTAAAAGAAATAGCCAATCTTGTCATACCGCTTTTACAAGAATACGAATTACATTTATCTGAGACTGCATTTGAAAATTTTATTGAGTATCTGTTAATTCAAAGAGAGCGAATAAAACAACATTTTATGATAGGTGATAATGGAGAAAATTTACTAAGTATTGGAATTAAGGAAATTGCTTTTTGTAATGATTTGGTCCAACATTTAGAAAATGAATTCCATCTCACATATCCTCTTTATGAACAAAATTATATTCTGCTTCATATTGCAGGAAAAAGAAATGTGGGAAATGTTAATAATAATGAAAGTAATTTTGTGATAAAAGAAGAGATTGATAGATTGGTTATGGAAATGATTAATGCTATATATCAAGAGTTTCAAATTGATATGAGATCTAATTTTGATATACGTATGGGATTAAATCAGCATCTTGTTCCTTTTGATATTCGTATGAGGTATGATATCCCTTTTGCCAATCCAATGTTAGAAGATATTAAACAAAATTATAGTTTTGCATATAGAATTGCATTGTTTATCCGGCCTCTATTAGAAAAAGTTTATCAGAAATTAATTCCAGAGGATGAAATAGGATATTTTGCATTGATTTTCCAATTGGCTATTGAGCAAAAGAAATCATCTCAAAAAAGAAATATACTCATTATCTGTTCGACTGGGAAAAGCAGTTCACGTTTATTGATGTATAGATACAAGCATGAGTTTAAAGATTATATTGATCATATTTATGTATGTGATAGTTTTGAAATGAATACTTTTGATTATAATTTGGTTGATTATGTTTTTACAACAATTCCCATCAATATAGAAATACCTAAACCTATCGTTAAGATCAATAACTTTTTAGAAAATGATGATATTCAAAGAATTAAGAAAATATTAGAGCATAATGAAGATGAGATTATTAAAAAGTATTATTGTCCTGAACGTATGATATTAGATTTGGAAGCTTCTTCAAAAGAAGAAGCACTAGAAAAACTATGTCAAATTGTTGTTGAAAAAGAAGGGGTCAATTCCCTTTTCCTACAATCAGTTTTAGAAAGAGAAGATATAGAATCTACAGATTTTGGAAATTATATTGCGATACCTCATCCTAAAGATGTTTTCTTAAAAGAAACGTTTGTTTATGTTGCAGTTTTAAAGGAACCAATCTTATGGAGTAGAAATATAGTTCAACTCATTATTTTAACAGCAATTGGTGAAGATATTGATGATTCTATTCAAAAATTTTATGAATTAACTTCACAGTTTTCTCTTAACATTGAGGCAATACAGGCATTTATATCCAATCCTACCTATGATTTTTTGATACAATTAATGAAAGAGCAATAA
- a CDS encoding class I SAM-dependent methyltransferase: protein MLNCLDIHDGMKILDLGTGTGYFAFAIAQKHSQIEIVGLDIVEKTLLMNQRKAEIMGLHHLKFKNYDGVKLPFADETFDLIITRYALHHFPVIEDTFQEIKRVLKSNAKFFIADPAPNCNDKERFVDAYMQMKKDGHIQFYTLEEW, encoded by the coding sequence ATTTTAAATTGTTTAGATATTCATGATGGAATGAAGATTCTTGATTTAGGAACAGGAACTGGATATTTTGCATTTGCAATTGCCCAAAAACATTCTCAAATAGAAATTGTTGGATTAGATATTGTTGAAAAAACATTGTTAATGAATCAAAGGAAGGCTGAAATAATGGGGTTACATCATTTGAAGTTTAAGAATTATGATGGTGTCAAGCTCCCTTTTGCAGATGAGACATTTGATTTAATAATCACAAGATACGCTTTACATCATTTTCCAGTTATTGAAGATACTTTTCAAGAGATAAAAAGAGTTCTAAAATCTAATGCTAAGTTTTTTATTGCTGATCCAGCGCCCAACTGTAATGATAAAGAGCGTTTTGTAGATGCATATATGCAGATGAAAAAAGATGGACATATACAATTCTATACTCTAGAAGAGTGGTAG
- a CDS encoding diaminopimelate dehydrogenase has translation MIKIGIVGYGNLGRGVECAVHHSQDMELAGVFTRRNPETVKTHTDVPVYDMEKLYDMQGDIDVLVLCGGSANDLPKQTVELAQYFNVVDSFDTHAKIPEHFSNVNQSSEKGKHISIISVGWDPGLFSLNRLYGQAILPNGNDYTFWGKGVSQGHSDAIRRIAGVKDARQYTIPVDAALESVRNGENPTLTTREKHTRECFVVAEDGADLKVIEETIKTMPNYFADYDTTVHFISEEELMRDHQGIPHGGVVLRSGTTGFDYENKHVIEYKLTLDSNPEFTSSVLVAYARAAYRMHQEGQCGCKTVFDIAPAYLHVESGEELRKKLL, from the coding sequence ATGATTAAAATTGGAATCGTAGGTTATGGTAACCTTGGCCGTGGTGTAGAATGTGCAGTTCACCATAGTCAAGATATGGAATTAGCAGGTGTTTTTACAAGAAGAAACCCTGAAACAGTGAAGACACATACGGATGTGCCAGTTTATGATATGGAAAAACTTTATGATATGCAAGGTGATATTGATGTTCTTGTTTTGTGTGGTGGGAGTGCTAATGATCTTCCTAAACAAACAGTAGAATTGGCTCAATATTTTAATGTTGTTGATAGTTTTGATACACATGCGAAAATCCCTGAACATTTTTCAAACGTGAATCAATCAAGTGAAAAAGGCAAACATATTAGTATTATTTCTGTTGGTTGGGATCCTGGTTTGTTTTCATTAAATCGTTTATATGGACAAGCTATTTTACCAAATGGTAATGATTATACATTTTGGGGTAAAGGTGTTAGTCAAGGTCATTCTGATGCGATTAGAAGAATTGCAGGGGTTAAAGATGCTAGGCAATATACAATCCCTGTTGATGCTGCATTAGAAAGTGTTCGTAATGGCGAGAATCCAACTTTAACAACAAGAGAAAAACATACACGTGAATGTTTTGTTGTAGCAGAAGATGGGGCAGATTTGAAAGTGATTGAAGAAACAATTAAAACTATGCCAAACTATTTTGCTGATTATGATACAACAGTTCATTTTATAAGTGAAGAAGAATTAATGAGAGATCATCAAGGGATTCCTCATGGTGGGGTTGTCTTAAGAAGTGGAACAACTGGATTTGATTATGAAAATAAACATGTCATTGAATATAAATTAACATTAGATTCAAACCCAGAGTTTACATCTAGTGTATTGGTTGCTTATGCAAGAGCTGCTTATCGTATGCATCAAGAAGGACAGTGTGGCTGCAAGACAGTCTTTGATATTGCACCTGCTTATTTACATGTTGAATCTGGTGAAGAATTACGTAAAAAACTATTATAG
- a CDS encoding TPM domain-containing protein, translating to MKLYKYLLASFIVTLTIVCSTHIVYANDIKVIDQSHILDTDEKKALTDRINDVVTKYQFDLVILVVNSTDGKDINSYADDYFDENGYGIGSQYDGALFILDYIGREMAISTSGYGITVFTDYGIDYVFDELVDDMSAGHYYQAFDKYITLSEKLIRDAKYGTPYDVKQEATEPKNYPMALTIGICGGLIIALIVTQNMKSKLKSVKPVNNAGQYIDQNGFVLSNSQDIFLYTTLTKTKIPEPTQSSSSSQSHSSSPSRGGSSTHTSSSGRTHGGGSRKF from the coding sequence ATGAAATTATATAAATATTTACTAGCAAGTTTCATTGTTACATTGACAATTGTATGTTCTACTCATATTGTCTATGCTAATGATATCAAAGTGATTGATCAATCCCACATTTTAGATACCGATGAAAAAAAAGCTTTAACAGATAGAATCAATGATGTTGTTACAAAATATCAATTTGATCTGGTTATCCTTGTTGTGAATTCCACTGATGGAAAAGATATTAACAGTTATGCTGATGACTATTTTGATGAGAATGGTTATGGTATTGGCAGTCAATATGATGGTGCATTATTTATTTTAGATTATATTGGCAGAGAAATGGCTATCAGCACATCTGGTTATGGTATAACTGTATTTACTGATTATGGTATTGATTATGTTTTTGATGAATTGGTTGATGATATGTCAGCTGGACATTATTATCAAGCCTTTGATAAATATATTACACTTTCAGAAAAACTGATTAGAGATGCTAAATATGGAACTCCATATGATGTTAAACAAGAAGCCACTGAACCTAAAAATTATCCAATGGCCTTGACTATAGGAATTTGTGGTGGTCTTATCATAGCCTTAATTGTCACACAAAACATGAAATCAAAACTAAAATCAGTGAAACCAGTTAATAATGCAGGGCAATATATTGATCAAAATGGTTTCGTTCTTTCAAACTCACAAGATATTTTCTTATATACAACACTCACAAAAACAAAAATTCCTGAACCTACACAGTCTTCCTCATCTTCACAAAGTCATTCTAGCAGTCCCAGTCGAGGAGGAAGTTCAACTCATACAAGTTCTTCTGGAAGAACACATGGTGGCGGATCAAGAAAGTTTTAA
- a CDS encoding TetR/AcrR family transcriptional regulator has translation MGRKKNPEQTIEQIIAVSSQLFVEKGYEQTSIQDILDALDLSKGGLYHHFKSKEEILEAVMHKRAQYVIDRLYTIIQNTEAENAKEKLKKILYQLGTDSKTHELDSVLTSQMINPYFVVDGLQASMKQDAPIISRLIEEGIKDGSLQTTQPTYCAEVFLILLNYWANPALFGRNHLETKERMKYLQFVTKQLGLDIIDDDFIDTLLGAYT, from the coding sequence ATGGGAAGAAAGAAAAATCCAGAACAAACAATAGAACAAATTATAGCGGTTTCTAGCCAACTTTTTGTTGAAAAGGGATATGAACAAACAAGTATACAAGATATTCTTGATGCTCTTGATCTTTCTAAAGGAGGCCTTTATCATCACTTTAAATCTAAAGAAGAAATTTTGGAAGCAGTTATGCATAAAAGAGCTCAATATGTTATTGATAGGCTTTATACTATTATTCAAAACACAGAAGCTGAAAACGCCAAAGAAAAGTTAAAAAAAATTCTTTATCAACTTGGAACTGATTCCAAGACACATGAACTTGACTCTGTTTTAACTTCACAGATGATAAATCCTTATTTTGTTGTTGATGGTTTACAAGCCAGTATGAAACAAGATGCTCCTATTATTTCTCGACTTATAGAGGAAGGTATAAAAGATGGTTCTTTGCAAACAACACAACCAACTTACTGTGCAGAAGTCTTTCTCATTCTTTTAAACTATTGGGCAAATCCAGCTTTGTTTGGTCGTAATCATTTAGAAACAAAGGAGAGAATGAAATATTTACAATTTGTCACGAAACAACTTGGCTTAGATATTATTGATGATGATTTCATTGATACTCTTCTTGGTGCTTATACTTAA
- a CDS encoding ATP-binding cassette domain-containing protein, whose translation MGTIEILNSNMLKNRDTMLSQIGGFIESPIFYEHLSAHENLALHLAYMNTAGMGIKKALNMVGLSHIGKQPVSTFSLGMRQRLGIARAMIHEPKLLIRNEPINGLDPIGIKQMRELFVTLSQEKNMTILISSHILSEVEHIADTVGIMSEGKILHEIDSKQIKSKYQGNLEEYFFSLMTGEK comes from the coding sequence ATGGGAACGATCGAGATCCTAAATAGTAATATGTTAAAGAATCGTGATACTATGCTTTCACAAATAGGTGGATTTATTGAATCACCAATTTTCTATGAACATCTTTCTGCCCATGAAAATCTGGCACTTCATCTTGCTTACATGAATACAGCTGGTATGGGTATTAAAAAAGCTTTGAATATGGTAGGACTATCTCATATAGGTAAGCAACCAGTTTCAACATTTTCTTTAGGGATGCGACAACGTTTAGGAATTGCGAGAGCTATGATTCATGAACCAAAGTTACTTATACGAAATGAACCTATTAATGGGCTTGACCCTATAGGAATAAAACAAATGCGTGAATTGTTTGTTACTCTTTCTCAAGAAAAGAATATGACTATTTTAATTTCTAGCCATATTCTCAGTGAAGTTGAACATATTGCTGATACAGTAGGAATTATGAGTGAGGGAAAAATTTTGCATGAAATAGATTCTAAACAAATCAAATCAAAATATCAGGGGAATTTAGAAGAATACTTCTTTTCTCTTATGACAGGAGAAAAATAA
- a CDS encoding ABC transporter permease, with translation MIKLIKLERQHLHLKTYVMTSLILGLFILVFTYFVANVAQIEQETEFMVYENIFLFSSIISTLLFGILSATMYNNLIIKEYTGERIALLFSYPVNRKKIFMIKVLIIVSLVSISMLICTLIPIIIFIITESIHPIVSDTITLPLILNTFKIIIFSTFSVNAAGILAMALGFMKKSISVTLISAFVLLCIYCNLMISTNSNPLTFMYIIGISTLIIFIIVIMLSHKINHMEVH, from the coding sequence ATGATAAAACTTATAAAATTAGAACGACAACATCTTCATCTTAAAACTTATGTCATGACATCACTGATCCTTGGTCTGTTTATACTTGTCTTTACTTACTTTGTTGCAAATGTAGCACAAATTGAACAAGAAACAGAATTTATGGTATATGAGAATATTTTTCTCTTTTCTAGTATTATCAGCACTCTGCTTTTTGGGATTTTATCAGCAACAATGTATAACAATTTAATCATTAAAGAATATACAGGTGAACGTATTGCACTGCTTTTTTCTTATCCAGTCAATCGTAAAAAGATATTTATGATAAAAGTTTTAATTATAGTTTCACTTGTATCAATCTCAATGCTTATTTGTACACTTATTCCGATTATTATTTTTATCATCACAGAATCTATTCATCCTATTGTATCTGATACCATAACTTTGCCTTTAATTCTGAATACTTTCAAAATAATTATATTTTCTACATTCTCTGTAAATGCAGCTGGAATACTTGCAATGGCACTTGGATTTATGAAAAAATCAATTTCTGTAACATTAATAAGTGCATTTGTTCTCTTATGTATATATTGTAATCTCATGATAAGTACCAATAGCAATCCTCTTACTTTCATGTATATCATAGGAATTTCAACTCTTATTATTTTCATTATTGTTATTATGCTCTCACACAAAATAAATCATATGGAGGTTCATTAA